A genomic stretch from Nitrospira sp. includes:
- the atpF gene encoding F0F1 ATP synthase subunit B, whose amino-acid sequence MPQFESHFFSSLIFWEILSFGILFFLLYKYAFPSLLGMLEEREKKIKDSLDQAERHRSEAERKLKEYEAKLAASAKEAEALLAQAKERAQRLMEENEQRMTADAERIKGDATREIEAERRKAVQDIRSQTTDLAMMVAEKVVGRALTEGDHRRLADEALDALAKAYQNRN is encoded by the coding sequence ATGCCTCAATTTGAATCACACTTCTTCTCGTCGTTGATCTTCTGGGAGATTCTCTCCTTCGGGATCCTGTTTTTCCTGCTCTATAAGTATGCGTTCCCTAGCTTGTTGGGGATGCTCGAAGAGCGGGAGAAAAAGATCAAGGACAGTCTCGATCAGGCCGAACGGCATCGTTCAGAGGCCGAGCGCAAGCTCAAGGAATACGAAGCCAAGTTGGCCGCCTCTGCCAAAGAAGCAGAAGCCTTGCTGGCTCAGGCAAAAGAGCGCGCCCAGCGCTTGATGGAAGAAAATGAGCAGCGCATGACGGCGGATGCCGAGCGGATCAAGGGGGACGCGACTCGAGAGATCGAGGCCGAACGTCGCAAAGCCGTCCAAGACATACGCTCTCAGACGACTGACTTGGCGATGATGGTGGCTGAGAAGGTAGTCGGGCGTGCACTGACCGAAGGCGACCATCGCCGTCTTGCCGACGAAGCGCTGGATGCCCTCGCGAAGGCCTATCAAAACCGAAACTAG
- the atpE gene encoding ATP synthase F0 subunit C — protein MDAAAAALVGMGLAAAGFAGAGVGIGYIFGKMIEAVARQPEAEGRVGKYMWIGFALVEAIALYGLVIAFIIMGLRK, from the coding sequence ATGGATGCAGCAGCAGCAGCGTTGGTCGGTATGGGATTGGCGGCGGCAGGGTTTGCCGGAGCCGGCGTGGGGATCGGGTACATCTTCGGAAAAATGATCGAGGCCGTGGCCCGGCAGCCGGAAGCGGAAGGCCGCGTCGGCAAGTACATGTGGATTGGGTTCGCGCTCGTCGAAGCCATCGCACTGTACGGGCTGGTCATTGCGTTCATCATCATGGGCTTGCGCAAGTAG
- a CDS encoding F0F1 ATP synthase subunit A: MEESPLHAFELHDLIPLVPAGVDISINKAVILMWVVVGLVSFLMISAAASRKLVPGKLQNLAELIVEFIRGIILDTMGEPGMKFFPLIATLFLFILFANLLGLIPGSYTVTSQIIVTAVFAVGVYGLSLVLGFSLHGAKFLGILVPPGTPGWLLPLMIPIELISQLARPISLAVRLFANMTAGHVILGVLFGLAISGGLLIGWLPFAFTIAMNGLEVGIAFIQAYIFTVLSCVYLGDAVTLHGHSEHAH; the protein is encoded by the coding sequence GTGGAAGAAAGTCCGTTACATGCGTTTGAATTGCACGATCTGATTCCCCTCGTGCCGGCCGGGGTCGATATCTCCATCAATAAAGCCGTCATTTTGATGTGGGTGGTGGTGGGGTTGGTTTCATTTCTGATGATTTCCGCCGCAGCCTCACGCAAGCTGGTTCCAGGGAAGTTGCAGAATCTGGCTGAACTGATCGTGGAGTTCATTCGGGGGATCATTCTGGACACCATGGGCGAGCCGGGCATGAAGTTTTTTCCGCTCATCGCCACATTGTTCCTCTTTATTCTATTTGCCAACCTGCTGGGACTGATTCCCGGATCCTATACCGTGACCAGTCAGATTATCGTGACCGCGGTCTTTGCGGTCGGAGTCTATGGACTCAGTTTGGTGCTGGGATTTTCGCTTCACGGCGCCAAATTCCTGGGCATCCTTGTTCCGCCGGGCACGCCGGGTTGGCTCCTGCCCCTGATGATTCCGATTGAATTGATCAGTCAGCTGGCTCGGCCGATCTCGTTGGCGGTGCGGTTGTTTGCGAACATGACCGCCGGTCACGTCATCTTGGGCGTCTTGTTCGGGTTGGCCATCAGCGGCGGGTTGCTGATCGGCTGGTTGCCGTTTGCCTTTACGATCGCCATGAACGGGTTGGAAGTCGGCATTGCGTTTATTCAAGCCTATATCTTTACCGTGCTGAGCTGTGTCTATTTAGGCGATGCCGTGACGTTGCACGGTCATAGCGAGCACGCACATTAG
- a CDS encoding AtpZ/AtpI family protein gives MARPPMGALYPTVPKSAVRERVMPPSQDPLYAGLGQAVRIGTELLAALIVGGGLGWVVDTYLLDSNPWGLVIGLGLGAAAGVRSAYRAAQRWQS, from the coding sequence ATGGCGCGCCCGCCGATGGGCGCACTCTATCCGACTGTGCCGAAGAGTGCCGTACGTGAGCGCGTGATGCCCCCCTCTCAGGATCCGTTATATGCGGGGCTCGGGCAAGCTGTCCGGATCGGGACGGAACTGCTCGCTGCGTTGATTGTCGGCGGGGGCTTGGGTTGGGTGGTCGACACCTATCTGCTGGATTCCAATCCATGGGGACTGGTGATCGGCTTGGGGTTGGGCGCTGCAGCCGGTGTGCGAAGCGCCTATCGAGCCGCGCAACGATGGCAGAGTTAA
- a CDS encoding anthranilate synthase component I family protein, whose protein sequence is MTDSSQQAFLDGPPQPLVVVRPQPDADPFELYRRLASTSRPSFLLESANGSRSTARYSFFGSEPYLTLSGRGQEHHVEEAGRATVAAGSAFEALGRILGGSVISPIEGIPPFFGGAVGYLSYDLVRSFESLPSLATDDVGLPDMHLACFDLVAAVDHLTNQLYLMYCPPLSRFAAEPREKLYREGRDRLAELEARLTSPRPPATFHAWPRTATLAPNQSREAYTARVRRCQDYIGAGDIYQANLSHRFTLNLDAAAPRPEITAYATALYGRLRDVNPSPFAGLLHLPDLSLVSNSPERLVRLSGSEASTRPIAGTRPRGAGAQEDQHLHAELLASPKERAEHVMLVDLERNDLGKVCRYGTVQVNEFMTVEQYSHVRHLVSDVTGILKAGTSPLDLVRAVFPGGTITGVPKLRCMEVIEELEPVRRGIYTGALGYFCWSGDLDLNILIRTLLLTKTHGYLQVGAGIVADSDPDREYEETLAKAGAFFNILEAGR, encoded by the coding sequence ATGACTGATTCCTCACAACAGGCATTTCTTGACGGGCCGCCACAACCGTTGGTTGTGGTTCGTCCGCAGCCCGACGCCGACCCGTTTGAGCTGTATCGTCGCCTCGCGTCCACCAGTCGGCCGTCATTTCTCCTCGAAAGCGCGAACGGCAGTCGGAGCACCGCACGGTATTCCTTCTTCGGCAGCGAGCCCTACCTCACGTTGAGCGGTCGTGGGCAGGAGCACCATGTGGAAGAGGCAGGTCGGGCGACTGTGGCCGCTGGCTCCGCGTTCGAGGCCCTTGGCCGGATCCTCGGCGGTTCGGTGATCTCGCCGATCGAGGGCATCCCGCCGTTTTTTGGCGGCGCGGTCGGGTATCTCAGCTACGATCTGGTCCGTTCCTTCGAATCACTTCCCAGCTTGGCGACGGACGACGTCGGTCTCCCCGACATGCATCTGGCCTGTTTCGACCTGGTCGCGGCGGTCGACCACCTCACAAACCAACTGTACCTGATGTACTGCCCTCCCCTCTCACGCTTTGCGGCAGAACCTCGAGAAAAACTGTACCGCGAGGGCCGTGACCGACTAGCGGAGTTGGAGGCTCGCCTAACGAGTCCACGCCCCCCCGCTACCTTCCACGCCTGGCCTCGAACGGCAACGTTGGCTCCCAATCAATCGCGTGAGGCCTATACCGCGCGCGTCCGACGATGCCAAGACTACATCGGCGCCGGGGACATCTATCAGGCCAATCTTTCTCATCGTTTCACCCTCAACCTCGACGCCGCGGCACCACGGCCGGAGATCACCGCATACGCCACGGCGCTCTATGGCCGCCTGCGCGACGTCAACCCCTCGCCCTTCGCGGGGCTGCTCCATTTGCCCGACCTCAGCCTCGTCAGCAACTCCCCCGAGCGGCTCGTCCGTCTCTCCGGATCAGAAGCCAGCACGCGGCCCATCGCTGGAACCAGGCCGCGTGGAGCCGGCGCGCAGGAAGATCAGCACCTGCACGCTGAATTACTCGCCAGTCCCAAGGAACGCGCCGAACATGTCATGCTGGTCGATCTCGAGCGCAATGACTTGGGCAAGGTCTGCCGCTACGGCACCGTGCAGGTTAATGAGTTCATGACCGTCGAACAGTATTCACACGTTCGCCATCTGGTCTCCGACGTCACAGGAATTCTCAAGGCGGGCACTTCACCCCTTGACCTCGTCCGGGCCGTGTTTCCCGGCGGCACCATCACTGGCGTTCCCAAGCTGCGCTGCATGGAAGTCATCGAAGAGTTGGAACCGGTGCGGCGCGGAATCTACACGGGAGCCCTCGGATACTTTTGCTGGAGCGGCGACCTCGACCTGAATATTCTGATTCGAACCCTGCTCCTGACAAAGACGCACGGCTATCTGCAAGTCGGCGCCGGCATCGTAGCCGACTCGGATCCCGATCGCGAATATGAGGAAACGCTCGCCAAAGCGGGCGCATTTTTTAACATCCTGGAGGCTGGCCGCTGA
- a CDS encoding aminotransferase class IV, translating to MWVFLNDRFVRKEEAVVSVFDHGFLYGDGVYETLRSYGTRIFMRDQHLARLRRSAESIGLTIPIPDVEWPKLLHEAMRRNEVGTDHADAYLRITVSRGEGEIGLDPALCPRPTVVIMTKALHPPSAQLLRDGVSLTVAQTRRNLPAALSPQIKSTNFLNNILAKREAIAAGTFDSLFLNWRDELTECTISNLFFISDGTVHTPALDCGILDGITRSIIMTLAAEEDLPVREGYYHLTDLRKAEECFLTNTSMEVMPVSRVETYTIGDGRPGPLTRRLQARFAASRTRFLEAVP from the coding sequence ATGTGGGTGTTCCTGAACGACCGATTCGTGCGCAAAGAAGAGGCCGTCGTCTCCGTGTTTGACCATGGATTCCTCTATGGAGACGGCGTCTACGAAACCCTACGCTCCTATGGCACACGGATTTTCATGCGCGACCAGCATCTCGCTCGGCTGCGTCGCTCGGCCGAGTCCATCGGCCTCACGATTCCCATTCCCGACGTGGAGTGGCCGAAGTTGCTCCATGAGGCCATGCGACGGAATGAGGTCGGGACCGATCATGCCGACGCCTATCTCCGCATTACCGTCTCTCGGGGGGAAGGAGAGATCGGCCTCGATCCGGCACTCTGTCCCCGTCCCACTGTGGTCATCATGACGAAGGCGCTTCATCCACCCTCAGCACAGCTCTTGCGGGACGGCGTCTCACTCACCGTCGCCCAGACCAGACGGAATCTCCCCGCCGCGTTGTCCCCGCAGATTAAATCCACCAATTTCCTGAACAACATTTTGGCGAAACGCGAAGCCATCGCAGCCGGAACCTTCGACAGCCTCTTCCTGAACTGGAGGGATGAACTAACCGAATGCACGATCAGCAATCTCTTTTTCATTTCCGACGGCACCGTCCACACCCCGGCGCTGGATTGCGGCATTTTGGACGGCATCACGCGAAGCATCATCATGACTCTCGCTGCGGAGGAAGACCTGCCGGTTCGTGAGGGCTACTACCACCTCACCGACCTTCGTAAGGCGGAAGAATGTTTTCTGACGAACACCAGCATGGAGGTCATGCCGGTATCACGTGTCGAGACCTACACCATCGGGGATGGTCGCCCCGGCCCCCTCACTCGCCGGCTGCAGGCGCGTTTCGCCGCCAGCCGAACCAGATTTCTCGAAGCAGTCCCCTAG
- a CDS encoding lytic transglycosylase domain-containing protein: MARFNRITPLLLLSATLVLTDSPVQAEVYQYIDANGTISLTNVPNDPRYKRVTSELPRSRSVISDRELEPVIARHSRAHRLHPALIRAVIKTESDFDPLAVSHAGAVGLMQLMPQTARRLDVRDSYNPDDNIGGGTKYLRQLLDRFNGNLPLALAAYNAGEQAVERYQGLPPIPETRQYVIKVLRYYRTFLTNDRRSSSRPYRAPAPGSPGRGLAHSMASR, from the coding sequence ATGGCCCGATTCAACCGCATCACGCCCTTGCTTCTGCTGTCCGCAACGCTCGTGCTGACAGACTCACCCGTCCAGGCCGAGGTCTACCAATACATCGATGCCAACGGCACCATCTCGCTGACCAATGTGCCCAACGACCCACGATACAAACGCGTCACGTCGGAACTCCCTCGCTCCCGCAGTGTCATTTCCGATCGTGAGCTCGAGCCGGTGATTGCTCGACATTCTCGCGCCCATCGCCTGCATCCGGCCCTGATTCGCGCGGTGATCAAAACGGAGTCCGACTTCGATCCACTGGCGGTCTCACATGCCGGTGCCGTCGGCCTGATGCAACTGATGCCCCAGACTGCGAGACGTCTCGATGTGCGGGATTCCTATAATCCGGATGACAATATCGGCGGGGGAACCAAATATTTACGGCAGCTGCTGGATCGCTTTAACGGAAATCTTCCACTGGCCTTAGCAGCCTACAATGCGGGAGAGCAGGCGGTGGAACGGTACCAGGGGCTCCCCCCCATCCCTGAAACGCGGCAATACGTCATCAAAGTGCTGCGCTATTATCGCACCTTCCTCACGAACGACCGGCGTTCTTCTTCCCGGCCTTACCGTGCACCGGCTCCTGGGTCGCCAGGACGAGGTCTTGCGCATTCGATGGCATCCCGCTAA
- the nadB gene encoding L-aspartate oxidase, which yields MSARSSSPKIETDFLVVGSGVAGLRAAIELSRAGRVLMLTKGHPLESNSMYAQGGVAVALSEEDDVGSHLADTLKAGHGLCRREAVRVLVEEGPDRIEELIAWGAKFDKIGKRFAYTREAAHSRSRILRARGDATGNEMVRALMTYAARQRRIQRLDRRFTVDLVVVDGRCCGAIVLNEMSGERTILPASAVVLSTGGAGQVYARTTNPGNATGDGMAMALRAGALLMDMEFVQFHPTSLYLPSSPPFLLSEAIRGEGGQLRNIKGELFMHRYHPDGALAPRDVVSRAIWSEMAATRARHVYLDVTHLGAAFVKRRFPTIYATCLRYDIDMTEEWIPVSPSAHYMMGGVWTDVHGATTLPGLYAAGEVACSGVHGANRLASNSLLEGLVFGMRAAQSAVAHAGHFSESVSVPSIEDLEQGRPTDLDDPEKLRSSLRRLMWGKVGLVRSGDSLISASAQLVRWMRLLTKPFSSRAALEVKNMVQVARCIADAALWRESSVGAHYRSDFPEANRPGWRQHSQLLLAQGPISGMPSNAQDLVLATQEPVHGKAGKKNAGRS from the coding sequence ATGTCAGCCCGCAGTTCTTCCCCCAAGATTGAAACAGACTTTCTCGTGGTCGGCAGCGGCGTCGCGGGTCTTCGCGCGGCGATCGAGCTCAGCCGAGCGGGGCGTGTGCTGATGTTGACCAAAGGCCATCCGCTGGAAAGCAATTCCATGTATGCCCAGGGTGGTGTCGCGGTGGCGCTCAGCGAAGAGGATGACGTCGGCAGTCATCTCGCGGACACGCTCAAGGCCGGTCATGGCCTGTGCCGTCGTGAAGCTGTGCGGGTGTTGGTCGAAGAGGGGCCGGACCGGATCGAGGAGCTGATTGCGTGGGGCGCGAAGTTCGACAAGATCGGCAAACGGTTTGCGTACACGCGTGAAGCCGCCCATAGCCGGAGCCGGATTCTCCGGGCGCGCGGGGACGCCACCGGCAATGAGATGGTTCGCGCGCTGATGACGTATGCGGCCAGGCAACGGCGTATTCAGCGGTTGGATCGGCGATTCACGGTCGATCTGGTCGTGGTCGACGGGCGTTGTTGCGGTGCGATCGTCCTCAACGAGATGTCGGGCGAGCGCACAATCCTTCCGGCCAGCGCGGTGGTCTTGTCGACAGGCGGCGCAGGGCAGGTCTATGCCCGCACCACCAATCCCGGCAATGCGACCGGAGACGGCATGGCGATGGCGTTACGGGCCGGGGCATTGTTGATGGACATGGAGTTTGTGCAATTCCATCCCACCTCGTTATACCTGCCGTCGAGTCCTCCTTTTCTCCTCTCGGAGGCCATTCGCGGAGAGGGGGGGCAGCTCCGGAACATCAAGGGTGAGTTATTCATGCATCGGTACCATCCGGACGGCGCACTGGCCCCGCGTGATGTGGTTTCACGGGCGATCTGGTCGGAAATGGCGGCGACGCGTGCGCGGCACGTCTATCTGGATGTGACGCATTTGGGCGCGGCCTTCGTCAAACGGCGGTTCCCCACCATCTATGCGACCTGTCTGCGGTACGACATCGACATGACGGAAGAATGGATCCCTGTCTCGCCCAGTGCCCATTACATGATGGGCGGGGTATGGACGGATGTGCATGGCGCAACGACGTTGCCCGGCCTGTATGCGGCGGGAGAAGTTGCGTGCAGCGGGGTACATGGGGCGAATCGATTGGCCAGCAACTCGCTCCTCGAAGGGTTGGTGTTCGGCATGCGCGCCGCGCAATCTGCGGTGGCTCATGCAGGGCATTTCTCAGAGTCGGTGTCGGTGCCTTCGATTGAAGACCTGGAGCAGGGGAGACCGACCGATCTCGATGACCCGGAAAAACTCCGCAGTTCGTTACGTCGTCTGATGTGGGGGAAGGTTGGCTTAGTACGCTCGGGTGATTCGTTGATCAGCGCCTCTGCACAACTGGTACGCTGGATGCGCCTGCTGACCAAACCATTTTCCTCGCGGGCAGCCCTTGAAGTGAAGAATATGGTGCAGGTGGCGCGCTGTATTGCCGATGCGGCGCTCTGGCGGGAAAGCAGTGTCGGGGCCCACTACCGATCGGATTTTCCTGAAGCCAATCGACCGGGATGGCGGCAGCACAGTCAGCTATTGTTGGCTCAGGGTCCGATTAGCGGGATGCCATCGAATGCGCAAGACCTCGTCCTGGCGACCCAGGAGCCGGTGCACGGTAAGGCCGGGAAGAAGAACGCCGGTCGTTCGTGA